From Streptomyces sp. NBC_00683, one genomic window encodes:
- a CDS encoding GtrA family protein gives MTAPSPRPDDRPTRTARSLVASFVRFVVCGGGVGLASSGVLVLLSGSMPMMVANAIVTVVSTVIATELHSRVSFRSDRRGWGVHLQSGLTVAVSYAFTTGALLVLHAVHSAPSALLEQGVYLSASALAGVGRFALLRVVVFARSASPANDAALGRASVAMAA, from the coding sequence GTGACCGCCCCCTCGCCCCGACCCGACGATCGGCCGACGCGCACAGCCCGCTCGCTCGTCGCGTCCTTCGTGCGTTTCGTCGTCTGCGGTGGCGGCGTGGGGCTCGCTTCCAGCGGAGTGCTCGTGCTGCTCAGCGGGTCGATGCCGATGATGGTCGCCAACGCGATCGTCACCGTCGTCTCGACCGTGATCGCGACCGAGCTGCACAGCCGGGTCTCGTTCCGGAGCGATCGGCGGGGCTGGGGCGTCCACCTGCAGTCCGGTCTGACGGTGGCCGTGAGCTACGCGTTCACCACGGGGGCGCTGCTCGTTCTGCACGCCGTGCACTCCGCGCCCTCGGCGCTGCTCGAGCAGGGTGTCTACCTGTCGGCCTCCGCGTTGGCCGGGGTGGGGCGCTTCGCGTTGCTTCGGGTCGTCGTCTTCGCCCGGTCCGCGTCGCCCGCGAACGATGCCGCCCTCGGCAGGGCCTCCGTGGCCATGGCCGCGTGA